The DNA window TTTTCTGAAATAGAGATTAAATCCCGCGCAAAATTTGAAATAGCGTATTTGAAAGCATCTTCTCTTTCTTTTTGGGATCGTTTTCTAACATTCTCTGTCTCAGCAAGCGCGCGTAAGAGATCTCCTTTAAGTTGATCTATTTCTGCTTTCAAATCTTTACCCTCAGAGGAAACTTGAGAATTCTGGCTTGTTTCTGCATCTTGAGTTGTTTCAGTTTCTTGATCTTCGAAAGAATGTTCCGTATCAAACATAAAAGTCTCCATCATCTAAAATCTAAAATTCAGCTTGGACCAATAAGACGTGTAATAACCTTTGCCGTATAATCGACCATGGGAATAATACGTCCATAATTTAACCGTGTAGGACCAATAACACCAACAGCTCCAACGACCGATCCTCGACCATTTGTATAGGGAGATAGAATAACTGAATAATCTGTTAAATTATAGTAGGGATTTTCAGTTCCAATATAAATTTGAACACCTTCTGCTTCAATTGCTCCTTCTAACAAATTTACAAGTGTTTCTTTTGTTTCCAAAACAGAAAAAAGTCCACGCAGTCTTGAAAAGTCTTCAGGCAAAGCGGCTTCTTGTAAAAGATTAGCTTGCCCTCTGACAATGAGCGTACCCCCTGAAGGTGTTTCAGCCCAACTTCCGAGGCCCATGGTTACAATCTTTTGCGTCAACTCGTCAAGATTCGCTTTGTCTTCCGCAAGTTCTTGTAAAATGATATTTTTGGCTTCAGATAAGGTATGCCCTTGAAGTCGATGATTTAAGTAATTTCCGGCTTGTGTTAAAACAGAAGAAGGAAATCCAGGGGGCACTTCTAAAATGCGATTTTCAACACCCCC is part of the Pseudomonadota bacterium genome and encodes:
- the hrcA gene encoding heat-inducible transcriptional repressor HrcA, which encodes MQTLNQRSIEIFRRIVEAYVETGEPVGSRTLSKISGLTLSPATIRNVMADLEEIGFLYSPHVSAGRLPTEAGLRFFVNGLLEMGTLTREEKKNIESLCDGIGKNLQEMLEEATLALSGLSQCAGLVFAPKTEASFRHIEFVAVGTGRVLVILVTDEGGVENRILEVPPGFPSSVLTQAGNYLNHRLQGHTLSEAKNIILQELAEDKANLDELTQKIVTMGLGSWAETPSGGTLIVRGQANLLQEAALPEDFSRLRGLFSVLETKETLVNLLEGAIEAEGVQIYIGTENPYYNLTDYSVILSPYTNGRGSVVGAVGVIGPTRLNYGRIIPMVDYTAKVITRLIGPS